Within the Arthrobacter sp. V1I7 genome, the region CGTTGTACTCCGTGGCAAGCGGGACCCCAACCGCAAGGTGTTCTTCACGTCTCCTGGGCCAATGCCGCTCGTGGCGGCCCTGCTGTGTGCCTTCCTCGCCGGTCCGTGGGTCGGCCGCAACATCATCCAATACCAGATCGCCAGCGGCCTGATGGCGATCGGCGTCGTGTTGTGGTTCATCACCTGGTTGATCAACAGGAGGACCAACAGGAGGACCAACAACGGTCAGGGCGAACCGGTCGACACGCAGCACGTCGCTAAGGACGACTAAGTCCGGCGGCCGCCCGGCCGGTGGATCAGGGCTTGGTCATGGATTCGGGCGGCGGCGGAAAGGCAGCGGCCGGGTAGAGCCCCGCAACCTGTTGCATGTAGTTCGCCCACTGCGGGCCGGCGAGCATGTATCCGTCAATGGCCTTGTAAAAATTGCCGTTGATGGTGACGTTCTGGCCGGGCCGTTTCTGACCCTCGAGGGTGTCACCGAAGAAGGAGGCGGTGGCGAGGCCGGAGGTGTAGCCGACCACCCAAGTCGCGCCGTTGTTGTTGGAAGTGCCGGTCTTAGCAGCCACCGGGACCTGGTTCTGGACCTTCGGATTGATGTACACCCCGGACCCCCGCTTCAGCACGTCCTGAAGCACGAGATTCACGCCGCGGGCCACCTCGGGTTTGACGGCGTCGCGGCAGTTCGCGGCCTCCGCCGGAAGCTTCCGTCCCGTTGCATCGGTCACGTCCACAAGGGCGATCGGCGTGCAGTACTTGCCGTCACTGGCAAACGTCGCAAACGCGTTGGCCAGGTGGAGCGGCGCCACGCCAATGGCACCAAGGAGATTGCCAAGCTGGTGCATGTTCACCGGGGCGTTATCCACGCCGCTGTGGAGCCCCACGGCGTCCACCATTTTCTGGATGCCGCAGAAATCAAGTTGCGCCGCCTCGGCGAAAGTTGCGGTGTTAATTGAGTTGTAGAGCCCGTAATCGACCGCCATAGGGCGGTAGTACCCCTCATCGTTGTTCTGAAGGTCGTCTGCGGCGCCGAGGCCGGCGTTCTTCTGTTCCGTGCTGTAGGCACCGAGCACCTTGCCGCAACTGGACTTCCACGGAAAATCGAGTGGGTACGTCCGCCGGGCGGCGTCCACCATGGCCGTCAGGGACTTGCCCTCATTGAGCCATTGGGCGAAGGTGAACGGTTTCATGGTGGATCCGGGCTGGAACCCGCCGGCGCCGTTCAGGTCGTTGCCCTGGGCGTCCTTGGCGTCGACGTTGAAGTTCAGCTGGGTGTCGAATTTTCCAGGTTGCGGGAGAAATACGGTGTTTTGCGCCATTGCCAGGATCTTGCCGGTTCCGGGGGCGACGGAGACCAGTGACGCACCCCACCTGTCCGGGTTAGCCCCGGCGGTGGCATCGACCTGCGCCTGCGCGGCCGCCTGCAGCCGACTGTCCAGTGTTGTGGTGATGGTCAGGCCGCCGCGGTACAGCTTCTTCTCCCGTTCGGCCGGGCTGGCGCCATAGGCCGGGTTATTGAGGATGAGGTGGGAAACGTAGTCGCAGAAGTACGGGGCCATGTCCGCGTGGGCGCAGCCCTGCTTGCCCGGAGTGATCTTGAGTTCCACTCCGGTGGCAGTGGCGGCGTCGTGTTCAGCCTGGGTAATCTTCTGCTGGTTGAGCATGCTGTCCAGCACCTGGTTGCGCCGTTGGATGGCATTCTCGGGGTGGACGGTGGGGTCGTAGACGCTGGGGCCGTTCACCAGGCCCGCGAGAAGGGCGGCCTGGGGGAGGGTGAGGTCCTTGGCGGTGGTGCTGAAGAAATACCGTGCCGCGGCTTCAACGCCGTAGGCGTCACGGTTGAAGAACACGATATTGAGGTAGCCCTCCAGGATCTGGTCCTTCGTGTATTTCTTCTCCAGTTCGATGGCGAGCTTGACTTCCCGTATCTTGTCGCCCACGCTTTTTTGCCCGCTGAGGATCACCTGACCGGCCTTGTCCGCCGACAACAGGGACTCGTTGATCACGTTGGTGACGTATTGCTGGGTCAGCGTCGAGGCGCCCTGCCGCTCGCCGCTGGTGACGTTGGACGTCAGGGCCCGGAGTATCCCTTGCGGATCCACCCCCGCGTGCTCGTAGAACCGGCTGTCCTCGATCGCGATAATCGCGTCCTTGATATAGGGGGACATTTGGTCCAGCCCGACCTTTACACGGTTCTCCGCGTAGAAGGTGGCGATGGGCTTTCCGTCAGCGCTCAGCACTTTGGTTGACTGCGACGGCGTCTCCACTGTCAGTTCGGACGGCAGGTTGTTGAAGAAGATGATCGAATTCCGGACGGCAACGCCGGCGGCAGCAACGCCCGGAACCACCAGGCTGGCGGCCAGAACCCCGCAGAGCACGCTGACTGTCAGCAGTACGAGGACCCTCCCAAGGGCCGCGACCAGGCGAGATCTTATTCGGTTGTTCCGCGCCATCTTTTGTCCAGCCATCGCGCTCGAAAACGTGTATTCAGGATACGCCGGAAAGGCCACTCCTGTGCAGACGGAGGCACGGATCCAGGACCTAGGGCCTCGTGCTGGATGAGGGCGTCCGATGATTTGTGGCTGCTCCTTGGGTGAGGGCTTATGGGAGTGTGAGTACTTATGAAACGGATCGGTTTTCTCTCCTTCGGCCACTGGCGCGACGTCCCGGGTTCGCGCGTGCGCTCCACCCAGGACTCCCTCCTGCAGGGATCGAGTTGGCCGTGGCCGCTGAGGAAGCCGGCATCGACGGTGCGTACTTCCGCGTTCATCACTTCGCTGAGCAGCAGGCCTCGCCGTTTCCCCTGCTCCCCGCGATTGCCGCCCGCACCTCCCGTATCGAGATTGGCACCGGAGTCATCGACATGCGGTACGAGAACCCGCTCTACATGGCTGAGGAGGCCGCCGCCGTCGACCTCATCAGCGCAGGGCGTCTGCAGTTGGGGGTGAGCCGTGGTTCCCCCGAGTCAGTGGTGGCCGGCTACGAGGCCTTCGGTCACCTCCCGGCCGAGGGCGAGTCCGCCGCCGACATGGCCCGCCGGCACACTGCGCTCTTCCGGAGCGCCATCTCGGGCGCAGTCATTGCCGCTGCCGATCCGCAGGCCAGCGGGCCGCATCGGACTTGTCCCGGTCCAGCCGCTGTCCCCTTCGCTCCCCGAGCGAATCTGCTGGGGTGCCGGCAATCGTGCCAGCGCCCGGTGGGCCGGGCACGAGGGCATGAACCTCATGTCTTCGACCTTGCTGACCGAGGATACCGGGTTCCCTTCGACCAGTTGCAGGCCGAGCAGATCGCCGGCTACCGCGAGGCCTGGGCAGCCGCTGGCCACCGGCGCACTGCGCGGGTGTCTGTGTCGCGAAGTATCGTTCCGCTGATTGATGACGACTCCCGCCGATACTTCGGCCTGCGCGCCCAGGCCGAAGCCCGGGACCAGGTGGGGTACATCGACGGCGGGCTGGCCCGCTTCGGGCGGCGCTACATTGGTGAGCCCGAGCGGCTCGTTGAGGAGCTGTCCCGGGACGCGGCGGTGGCCGCGGCGGACACGTTGCTCGTCACCGTCCCGAACCAGCTTGGCGTGGACTTCAACGTCCGGCTGCTCGGATCGATTTCCCGCGACCTCCGGCCCGCCTTGGGCTGGGACTGACCCGGACGTGTACCAGCTCGGGGGGCCGGCGGTGCTAGCTCCCGGGATGGGAGGCGGTCGGCCCGCCAAAGTCCGGTCCTCCCGGGAAGGGCCCTCTGAAGTCTGGTGCTCCCGGGAAGGGCCCGCCCAAGCCATCTCCTGCGCCACCGGTCCCGCTGCCGAGGAGGCTCCGGGTCAGGGCTTCGCCGTCGGCCATCAGGTCCTCCACCGCCTTGGCCAGGTGGCTGTCCCCGACCGGAACGCCATCCAAGGCGGCCGCGACGACGGCCCGGCGCACGAGCTCGCGTGCGAACGAGGCCGTTGTTCCCGCGGTCCGCGCTGCCGCATCCTGAACCGCTTCCCGGCTGAACGGAATCTCACGGGCGTACAGGTTCACCAGCCCGACCCGCTCCGCCTGGGCCGGGAGGGGAATATCCACGGCCAGATCCACACGTCCGGGCCGCTGCGCCAAGGCGCGTTCGAGCATGTCCACGCGGTTGGTGGTGAGAATGAACGCAACATCGGCGTCATTGTCCAGGCCGTCCATGGCGTCCAACACCTCGAACAGCAGCGGCTGGGGGCCGTGCCCAAAACTGCGGTCCTCGGCGATGAGGTCGCAGTCCTCAAGTACCACGATGGAGGGCTGCAATGCCCTGGCCATGGTGGCAGCCTCTGAGATCCGGGCCAGTGATCCTCCGGACAGCAAAATTGCGGTGGCGCCTTCGCTCTGGCTCAACAAATACTTCACTGTGTGCGTCTTGCCGGTCCCCGGCTTGCCATAGAGCAGGATTCCCCGCTTGAGGTGTTGCCCGTAGTGGTTGAGGGAGTCCCGGTGCTTGGCGATGCCGACGGCGTGGTCCGACACCTTCTGCAGCAGGCCCTCCGGCAGGATGACATCAGACGCGGAGAGGGCAGGCCGGGCATGGAAGGTCACTCCCGCCGCGCTCGGGCCATACTCGCCCATAACAAGTGAGATGACCTGGCCCTTCAGGACACTGCGGTTCTGCATCCGTCGACGGAACGCCGAAAGGAAGCCCGCGGCGTGGCTGGTATCGCCTGCCAGCACTTCGAGCGAAGCCGACTGCCGCCCGTAGCGGGGGTTGGCGTCGCGCTGCAGCACCGCCACCGGGCTTCCTGCGTGGCTGAACAACCACAGCCCCAGGGCCACCACCTGCCGCTGTTCGTCCGGGCCCACCGCCAGATTGGTGTAGTCAGGCTGGGAAATCGGGAATTGGGGGAAAAACTGGGATTGCTGCAGCATGTCGCTGAGCGATTGATGGTGGCGCGGGTCCCCGCCACCGACACCCAGCAGCCGGAAATCCGCGTCCTCGGCGGCGAGCCCGGCCATCAGGATGTCTGCGTCGACGAAGCGGTGCGGCGGAATCTCTTCCACCACGACGGACAGCGATTCCGCCGGAACCGCCAGATGGTCCGTCAGGGTTGTCAGCAGCTGGATTCCTGCCGGCACCCGGTGCTGTCCCGACTGCGCCAGTTGCACCAGCTCGGCAAAATTGTCGATGAACTTCCCCAAATTTTCATCCATGGGCAGACCCTATCAGCGGCATGGGGATCACTGGGCGGGAAGGTTTGATGAAGTCCTATGGGCCTGCGGTCTGCGCTTGCCACATCCATAAGGTTCTCACGGTCCCTTGAGGATGTGGCCGGCAGGCATAAACTGGAATCTCCATATCGCATCTATTGCGGAGGCTGGAATCGCAATCACCGGCGCATGTCCGATGCGCTCTCTCTTCCAAAGTTCGGCCTTTGCAGCCGCTGATTCCTCGGAGAATCTCGTGAAGAATTTCAGAAACCTGAAATTCCGGGCAGGTGTGTCCGTCCTGGCTTCAAGTGCCGTGCTGGCCCTTTCGGCCACGCCGGCGGCAGCCGCTCCTCCGCACCACTTCGTGTTCGCCGAAGTCTGCAATTACGTTGCAGCCCCGTACGATCATCTCGTCTGCATCAGCCAAGCCGGACGGTTCAGTCAAACCGATACCCCCAGCGGTAAGACCATCACCCAGTCTGCCGTCACGACCAGCACCACGGTCTACCAAGGGGCCAGCAAGAATGGCATTGTGACCGCCTGGTCGGATAGTACCCAGCGATTCAGTGCTCTGGTGAAAAGCGGCGAACCTGCCCTGTTCCAACTGCGGCAGGTGATCAAGGACGATAGTGTCCTCTCGAAAACCTCCTGCATGATCAATGTTCGGTTCGTCATAAGGGGAACGCAAATCCGGCAGACCCACACCGAGGCCAGCTGTCAGTGACGTACGACGGCGTCCCGGTGAGGCGCGCGTCTCACTGGCCAAAGCGGCCCCGCACGCGGGCGGGGCCCTTTCCACGGGGAAGCCCCGCCTAGTGTCCTGCGCCTGAAATTCGCTTCGTAATTATAAAATCAGGATATGGCGAATGTCGGGCGGCCGAAGGCCTTGCTGGATCTGTCGGCTGAAGAACGCGGGACGCTGGAGCGGTGGGCCCGGAGACGGAACTCATCCCAGGCGTTGGCGACACGGTCGAGGATCGTGCTGGCCAGCGCCGAGGGTCTGACGAACGTGGCTGTCGCAGCCCGGTGCGGTGTCGAGCCGCATACTGTGGCGAAGTGGCGGCGCCGGTTCCTGGAGCACCGGCTGGACGGACTGGTCGACGATCCCAGGCCCGGACGGCCGGCCTCGATCACCGCCGACCAGGTCGAGGACGTGGTCGTTGCGACGCTCGAATCCACGCCGGCGAACGCCACGCACTGGTCGAGGGCGAAGATGGCCGAACGCTCCGGGCTCTCGAAGTCCACGATCGGACGGATCTGGCGGACCTTCGAACTCAAGCCCCACCGCGCCGACGGCTTCAAGCTCTCCAACGATCCCTTGTTCGTCGAGAAGGTCTACGACGTGGTCGGTCTCTATCTGAATCCCCCGGAATCGGCGGTCGTGCTCAGTGTGGACGAGAAGTCCCAGGTCCAGGCGCTGGCCCGGTCCCAGCCTGCGTTCCCCATGATGCCCGGCATGCCGGAGAAGCGGACCCACGACTATGTCCGGCACGGGACCACCACCCTGTTCGCCGCCCTGAACACCGCGGACGGGTCAGTGATCTCCAGCCTGCACCGCAGGCACCGGGCCGCCGAGTTCAGGAAGTTCCTGGCCAAGATCGACACCCAGGTCCCCGAGGGCCTGGACGTCCATCTCATCTGCGACAACTACCAGACCCACAAGACCCCGACCGTGAAGACATGGCTTGAGAATCACCCGCGTTTCCACATGCATTTCACCCCGACCTACTCCTCCTGGCTCAACCAGGTCGAGCGGTTCTTCGGATTCGTCACCGAGGACCTGCTGCGCCGCAGTGACCACCGCAGCGTCCAGGCCCTCGAAGCGGACATCCGCAAATGGGTCAGCGAATGGAACACCAACCCCATACCCTTCACCTGGACAAAGACCGCGGAACAGATCCTCGAATCCCTCGGGCGACTTCTGAAGCGAATTTCAGGCGCAGGACACTAGTTTTTGTCGACGGACTACTGCCTCGACGGACTACTGCTCAGCGCCGCCATGCAGGGCGTCGTCGCTGCTGTCGCTGGACCGTGAGGTGCCCGTGTTGTCGGGAGGCAAATCCAAGTTCCCCCGGGCCTCCTCCAACGTGGGCCCACCGGACGGGACGCTGTAGGTGTCCGGCCGGATGCCGTGGGCCTGTTCCTGGATCAAAGCCTGTTCTTCACTGAAGCGGATCACGTTCGCTTCATCGCCGGCGTCGCCTGGGACGTCCTCGCGGAGCTTCGAGGGATCCGGAACTATAAAACCGTCTTCGCTGTCGTTTTTGCCAGTCATGGTCTCGTCCTTTCCGTGCAGCACTGTCCTTTATATCGTAAGCCTACTTTCCATCTGGTGAGCCAGCCCTGCCCGACGCTCCCAACCACTGCGTGGGCCTTGCGCTGCAAAGGCAGCAGGTGCATGTCCCGGAGACGGGACATGCACCTGCTGCTGGTGATGGTTCACTGATCGCGTTCGCGGCTAAGGGGTAGAACTGCCTCGGCGGTGGGGAGTAAAGTCTCCCCACCAAGCAAGGAGGCCCCTCATGGCAATGAAGGTTCACCACGTCGCCCAGTTGGACAGGGACGTATCGGGGGACGTCACCCAATGGCTGGAATACCTGAAGGGCCAGGTGACAAGCGTTCAGTTCCTCACCACCGCTGTACCTGACCCCCAGGCTCCCGAGAAATGGCGCGTGCAGTACGAGGCCTACATCACTTACCAGCAGTAAACGGCCCTCGTGGCAGCGTCGTTCCTTAGCTGGCTTGGGTGTAGCTTCCGGCGGTGTCGTCCCCGCGCCGGTTGGCGAGGGTGACGTAGTGCCCCTGGGCGCGGTGGCGATTTCCCGATCCTCCACCGGGCGTCGTCACGTAGCTGCCTTCTGTGTGCGAACCCGCGGGGAAGGTGCTGGTGGTTACGTAGTTTCCTCCCCGGGGCGCCGTGGGGACGGATTCGGGGCGGCGGGTGGTGGGGCGTGCGGTAGTTCGGTCGGCCTGGAAAGTCATGGTCTGCTCCTAATTAAGCGAGGGTAGTAGGTCGGTGGTCTCTTTCGGCGGGCACCGGCGTCCAAACAGCGGGCCGCTGTGCCGGGCAGCGGGCCGCCGGCGGTGCGGCCACAACTGCCGTGCGTCCGTCGCGGACGTCGGCATAAGGTCGCGGACGTCGGCATAAGAAGGAGTCGGTTGAACCATCAGCCCGTCGCTAGAGCTGCCTGCTCCTGGCAGGTCCTGCACAGCCCGTTGTAGGCAACGTCGGCCCGCGAAACAACAAAACCGGAATCATCCGACGGCTGCAGGCATGGTGCCTGGCCGGCGACGAAGTACACGTGGTTAACCGGGCCGCAGCGCAAGTCGTGGCGCTGGGACCTTCAGTCCGGCTGCGCGGATGGTCGGGGGCTTCAATATCCGGCCCCATATCCTGCCGTTGCCCGCTGTTGTAACGCTAGCAGTTATTGTGACTAGATCAAAATAAGAACTTCCCCAACAGGTATTCCCTGGGAGGAGATCTTGCTATCGTCGGTATTGGACAGCCGGCGGGCAGTGCAGCCGGCGAGCCCTGCCGGCTCCAGGATTGAGGACCAACATGAAGCGCACACCACTTTCCGCTATCGGTCTCTTTGCCGCTGCAGCACTGGCCCTGGCCGGGTGCGGGTCGGGGCCGACGACTCCGGTCAACTCGACGCCGGCGGGTGGCGCAGACACTTCCCTCAGTGACGTCCAGAGCGCGGGCACTCTTAAAGTCGGCACCGAAGGAACCTATAAACCCTTTTCGTTCCACGCCGACGGCAGCGGCGAACTGACCGGCTACGACGTCGAGATGATCACCGCCGTCGCCGGCAAGCTTGGCGTCGAGCCGGCCTTCCAGGAAACCCAGTTCGACGCCATCTTCGCCGGCCTCGAGGCCCGGAGGTTCGACGTCGTCGCGAACCAGGTCTCCATTACGGATGAACGCAAGGCGAAGTACGAATTCTCGACCCCGTACACCGTGAGCACGGGGGTCGTGGTGACCAAGGCCGACAACAACGGCATCAACTCGTTCGAGAGTCTCAAGGGCAAGACCACAGCCCAATCGCTGACGAGCAACTGGTACAAGCTGGCGCAGGAAAGCGGCGCCACCGTCGAGGCCGTAGAGGGATGGGCGCAGGCGATCACACTGCTCAAGCAGGGCCGTGTCGACGCAACCATCAACGACAAACTGACGTACCTGGACTACCAAAAGACCGCGAAGGACAGCGAAATCAAGATCGCGGCCGAGACCACGGACAAGTCGCTGAGCGCTTTCGCCTTCCGCAAAGGATCAACCAGCCTCGTGGAGGCAGTCAACAAAGCCCTCGGCGAGCTGCAGGCCGACGGTACGCTGACAAAAATTTCGCAGAAATACTTCGACGCGGACGTCACGAAGTAGCCGGGCGGAAGCCGTCGGCGAACGCTGCGTCAGCGGATGAATATCAACTGGGATCTCGTATGGGGGTCGCTGGGTCCAATTCTTGTGGGCGCGGTCACCGGCACCATTCCCTTGGCGCTGGCCTCGTTCGGTATCGGCCTGTTGCTGGCCCTGCTGGTGGCACTGATGCGGCTAAGCCGCAATCCAGTCTTTGCCGGTGTCGCCCGGATGTACATATCGGTTATCCGCGGCACACCTCTCCTGGTCCAACTGTTCGTCATTTTCTACGGGCTGCCTTCCATCGGACTCACCATCAGCCCCTGGCCCAGCGCGATCATCGCCTTCTCGCTCAATGTGGGCGGTTACGCGGCAGAGGTCATCCGCGCCGCCATCTTGTCCGTTCCCAAGGGGCAATGGGAGGCCGGACACACCATCGGCATGTCGCGCCGGCAGTCGCTGGTACGGATCATCCTGCCGCAGGCCGCCCGCGTCTCGGTCCCGCCCCTGTCCAACACGTTCATCAGCCTGGTCAAGGACACCTCGTTGGCTTCCCTGATCCTCGTGACCGAGCTGTTCCGGCAGGCGCAGCAGGTGGCCGCCTTCAGCCAGGAGTTCATGCTGCTGTACCTGGAGGCCGCCGTCATTTACTGGATAATCTGCCTGTTCCTGTCCGGCGGACAGTCCGCCCTGGAAAAGAGATTGGACCGCTATGTCGCACACTGACTCCACCGCCCCGGACGCGGCCACCATCCTGACGGTCCGGGGGCTGCGCAAGGCGTTCGGTCGGCACGAGGTGTTGAAATCGATCGACGTGGAGGTGCGCCGCGGCGAAGTCGTTACCCTGATCGGGCCGTCAGGGTCCGGTAAGACGACGGTCCTGCGGTGTCTTAACGGGCTTGAGGTGCCCGACGCCGGCATCGTTTCGTTCGCGGGCGAACTCACCGTCGACTTCTCCGCACCGGTGGCGAAGAAGCAGTTGAATGCCATGCGGGACCGGAGCGCCATGGTGTTTCAGCACTACAATCTCTTCCCGCACAAGACCGTCGTGGAGAACATCATCGAAGGCCCGGTCCAGGTCCAGAAGCGCCCCAAAGCCGACGCCATGAAAGAAGCCCGGGAGCTATTGGCCCGCGTTGGTCTGGACGACAAGGAGAACAGCTACCCCTTTGAGCTCTCCGGCGGACAACAGCAACGCGTCGGCATCGTGCGTGCGCTTGCCCTGCGCCCGCAGCTGCTGCTTTTCGATGAGCCGACGTCGGCACTGGACCCGGAGTTGGTGGGCGACGTCCTGACCGTCATCAAGGAACTCGCAGACGAAGGCTGGACCATGGTCGTGGTCACCCACGAGCTCGCCTTCGCCCGCCAGGTCGCCGACGAAGTCATCTTCATGGACGGAGGCGTCGTCGTCGAACGCGGCCACCCGGACACCGTGCTGCGCGACCCGCGGGAGGAACGCACCCGGCAGTTCGTGGACCGGCTGCTGAACCCGTTCTGAGCCAGCGGACGATCCGCCCTCCGGATTGGCAAGGAAGCACACATAGAGCGGTCGACCGGCTGCCATCGGCGGCGTTACCGTTGAGGTGGAGCCCCGGATGGACGAGTTCGACGAATTGCTGGCCTTGGCGCGGACGGCGTACGCCCGTGGGGACTGGCATGCCGCCCACCGGCAGCTCACGCAGGCCCGCACATTGTCGGAGCTGGCCACCGGGGACTTGAATCTTCTGGGCAGCGCGGCGTGGTGGCTCGGACGGGTCAAGGAATCGTTGGGGATTTCCGAGGAGGTCTACCAACGCTTCCAGGACGACGACGATGCCCCCGGTGCCGCCATGAAAGCCGTGAACCTCGGGCTGCTATGGTTCATCCGCGGGGACCTGGTCATCGCTTCCGGTTGGGTAAACCGCGCCCGGCGGCTGCTGCAGGAACTTCCCGAAGGCCCGGAGCACGGCTATCTGCTCTACCTCGACGCCGCCCTCGCGCTGGGCATCCCCGACCTCGCGCCGGCCCGGGAGGCCGCGGCGCAGCTGCAGGACTTAGGACGGCGCCTTCGCGCCCCGGCGCTCACGTCATTCGGCTTGGTTCTTGCCGGCCTGGCGGACGTGCGCAGCGGCGGCACCGCGTCCGGTTTTGCCCAGCTGGACGAAGCAATGCTGCCGGTGCTCGCCGGCCAGCTGCCGCCGGAATGGGCTGGCGAAATTTACTGCACTGTGATCCATGCGTGCCACGAGCTGGCCGACCTGCACCGGATGCGGGCCTGGACCCAGGCCACGGAGCAGTGGTGCGAGCAGTTCCCCGGCGAGGTGGTGTACTCGGGCATCTGCCGCATCCACCGGCTGCAGCTGCTGAGCATCGAAGGCGGCTGGGAGGCGGCGGAACACGAAATCGAGCGGAGCGGGACAGAGCTCGTGGGCCGGAACAACTGGGTTGCGGGCGAGGCCTTCTATCAGGTGGGCGAGATCCGTCGGCTGCGGGGGGACAGCAGCGGCGCCCAGAAAGCCTATGCCCGGGCCCGCGACCTGGGAACCGAACCCCAGCCTGGCGAGTCCCTGCTCCAGCATGCCGCCGGGAAGAGTGACGCCGCGTGGGCCGGTCTGCGTGCCGCCCTGGCCGGGCGGGACCGGCTGGCGTGCGCACGGTTGCTGGAGTCCGGCGTCGAAATCGCCCTCGCCCTCGGGAAAGTGGAAGAGGCGGAGCGGCTGTGTGGCCAACTGGAGGAAACCGCCGCCGTGTTCGCCACCGCAGGCTTTCGCGCCTGGGCCGGCCAGGCCCGGGCCGCCGTGCTGATCGCGGAGTCGCGGCATGCCGATGCCCTGCCCGTGCTGCAGGCTTCCGCCCAGGAGTACCGCGGGCTGCATGCCCGCTACGAAACGGCCAGAATCTACGAACTGCTCGCTCAGGCACACCGCGGGCTGGACCTCCCCAGCGTCGCCGCCGCCGATTCGGCGACAGCGCTGGCTATCTACCGCGAACTAGGCGCACTTCCGGACGTTCAGCGGCTCGACGGCGGCCGGCTGCCCGGAGGGCTGACCGAGCGCGAGGCGGACGTGCTCGCTTACACCGCCGCGGGGGCCAGCAACAAGGACACCGCCGAGGCGCTGTTCATCAGTCAGAAGACGGTCGGCAGACACTTGGCCAATATCTTCGCCAAGATCGGCGTCTCCTCACGCACAGCGGCCGCGGCCTGGGCCCACGAACACGGTCTGCGGCCGCGCCGGTAATCATGCTGCATCCAGTAAAACGGCCTGCACCCGCAACACGGTCGGGACGCACTGAGCCAGTTTGGCCACCGGCTGCATCATTCGCCCCATCGGCCTCCGGACAGAACGCATTATTCGCCCGATGCCGGCCCCCTGCCGGCATTCCTACGCTGGAATCAATCGGGCGGGGAAAGCCCGTAGCAACCGGAGGAAGAAAATGACTGTCGATCAAGAAACATCACCAGTGGAGTTTGACGCCGAGGCCTCCCAGGCCTTCGCCGGACGCTTCGTGGGCATCCTCAACGATGCGGCAATCGCCCTGCTGACCAGCGTCGGTCACCAGACCGGCCTGTTCGAGACGCTGGCGGGACTGCCGGCCGCCACCAGCGAGCAGATCGCGGACGCCGGCGACCTGGATGAGCGCTATGTGCGCGAATGGCTCGGTGGCATGACCGCGGCACGCGTGGTCCGCTATGACTCG harbors:
- a CDS encoding response regulator transcription factor, which produces MDEFDELLALARTAYARGDWHAAHRQLTQARTLSELATGDLNLLGSAAWWLGRVKESLGISEEVYQRFQDDDDAPGAAMKAVNLGLLWFIRGDLVIASGWVNRARRLLQELPEGPEHGYLLYLDAALALGIPDLAPAREAAAQLQDLGRRLRAPALTSFGLVLAGLADVRSGGTASGFAQLDEAMLPVLAGQLPPEWAGEIYCTVIHACHELADLHRMRAWTQATEQWCEQFPGEVVYSGICRIHRLQLLSIEGGWEAAEHEIERSGTELVGRNNWVAGEAFYQVGEIRRLRGDSSGAQKAYARARDLGTEPQPGESLLQHAAGKSDAAWAGLRAALAGRDRLACARLLESGVEIALALGKVEEAERLCGQLEETAAVFATAGFRAWAGQARAAVLIAESRHADALPVLQASAQEYRGLHARYETARIYELLAQAHRGLDLPSVAAADSATALAIYRELGALPDVQRLDGGRLPGGLTEREADVLAYTAAGASNKDTAEALFISQKTVGRHLANIFAKIGVSSRTAAAAWAHEHGLRPRR
- a CDS encoding amino acid ABC transporter ATP-binding protein, with amino-acid sequence MSHTDSTAPDAATILTVRGLRKAFGRHEVLKSIDVEVRRGEVVTLIGPSGSGKTTVLRCLNGLEVPDAGIVSFAGELTVDFSAPVAKKQLNAMRDRSAMVFQHYNLFPHKTVVENIIEGPVQVQKRPKADAMKEARELLARVGLDDKENSYPFELSGGQQQRVGIVRALALRPQLLLFDEPTSALDPELVGDVLTVIKELADEGWTMVVVTHELAFARQVADEVIFMDGGVVVERGHPDTVLRDPREERTRQFVDRLLNPF